A single Drosophila miranda strain MSH22 chromosome XR, D.miranda_PacBio2.1, whole genome shotgun sequence DNA region contains:
- the LOC108151747 gene encoding arginine-glutamic acid dipeptide repeats protein isoform X6, which produces MAASTQGEIRVGPGHQVNDVYAKLPDYNPISSFPIDKETDERELEESRWSPGVVADGDLLMFLRAARSMAAFQGMCDGGLEDGCLAASRDDTTINALDVLHDSGYDPGKALQALVKCPVSKGIDKKWTEDETKKFIKGLRQFGKNFFRIHKDLLPHKDTPELVEFYYLWKKTPGANNNRPHRRRRQSALRRNRVTRANNNTPPKKEDTPEPQTATTAATATGSASETASRSSPAVSKEENSSLTEDDASECDSDSSLTNKRDESPSRMRTRNKQQNNNNNNNSNNNNSSSNTTTNSSSSSSTASNSGGGGGGASVGGSSAGGGSAAAGATATNSSSKDQSTTNNAVANGKRPKRGSETPDAGGGASSVDSPKTPTKAVAESSATKRKGGKQDTPNKKKRTEQEQANDQAANAGVGAGGVGGSDENISSLKEKRKQQRPDSPVESMNSDSRPDSVLDDGESNTTDTTTAEQQSTKDSKELMLNCKEEREMATNDGDGLHLEPKTEEKSIKAEVASEDCSKEALSIKNMDEETNIQAPNSVDGLLLKDSPANTIQQDCGVPPVNTVAAPLTMKVPTIATVEALNASVERKEAIEKMETCESDPDLLKKLATIKQEVSPQQQHQQQQQQQPPQQPPQQQQQLNPISIQPPPACPPTEAVYIKKEPMDDSMDATCNQNSNEPQDLKVKIEIKNEDSLKHNAGGLPLTGPGVPPTSMHSHSMAGGESGQPPLGEPLHLSHLPHGQQPLQPPPASYLIDAQLKYGPPGGQQQQQQQQPPQLPQLHSDPAGAGGNGPPQGGPNTSQKYPPEMEMKFTPQDLKYPPPPPLDALKYSQEMQAVAAAAAAAAAAAAAGKYDMKYMIEQPGKYPVELSAAHQPPLKQGYQDSLKIPDVKSGFGHLPHNMASQLDVAHKYGPPPTSQEQQQQQQQQQQQQQQQQQQQQQQQQSQPPAHQVPPGATPPPGIAMPKPHYQHDVQTPPLGRPFEPGMMHKYGDPLAAKYGPPQPQDLKYPMPPVVSAAGPVDVKPYGENLIKSSPYGPPPESPIDASSRSTPGQDSQGSNSNSQPSSMAPQPQQFQSPHPSPHMPSPAGGGLPPGMHPQNLIHGLPPGGAGGPQPPPPPTSLHQSSSGAPGVPPGMHPGLHPGQHSQMSVASSMPPSSIGIPPTLSTMAPSHMHPHMHPHHLQQVLHRPHDMPPSMHPHAPMAMSLQGHPQHGHGLPPSHAPQQQQQQQQPPGGPAGTVRTPSPAQHPPRSLHDPQSREQPPTSQPSTTMAGSGGGHGNPHQSPHTHRTSPLPGLAGNGHPPPGLIGHPMPIHPHLAHLPPGHPAHAALAHPGHHLLSHSIAGLGPGGGPIALLAGPGGLGGLPESALSRRTPPSHMPHSHVSSAPNTPHSVASMTSSSMALTTSTVPSSAFSRASPSVQISSGAGSAGPGSSSSNTPGGGQSNSSAAAAAAAAHRAASPASSVSSLSRQSPLHPVPQSPLSHHPSSSALSAAAAAVAERDRHALLRQQSPHMTPPPVSNASGLMASPLSKMYAPQPGQRGLGTSPPPHLRPGASPPVIRHPQMPLPLPLIAPGGGIPQIGVHPGQSPYPHPLLHPSVFYSPHHHPFNSHYGYAPYGPGFPAYMKPPPPSGPLDPAAVMAAHHAGLQGPPQQQQSRQDEQNAAAAAAARDAAEKQHHQAAAAAAAQQQQQQQQMKGPPQQQQQGGPQPNKPPTPKTPQGPGGPGVPVGMGGPGTPTGLPPGAYPGSHMPGYPPGPPHGSPFAPQDGQQHGMKPTSHMDALRAHAHSANSAGMGGGHHPTEPLPIDIEPDPEPDIPSPTHNIQRGPSPEAKPDDTECHRSQSAIFVRHIDRGDYNSCTRTDLIFKPVADSKLARKREERDRKLAEKERERRQQQQQQQQQQQQQQAAAAQQAAQQAKMKAELKPPYADTPALRQLSEYARPHVAFSPVEQMVPYHHPMGPMYRERELEEIKNAQAAAASQSRLDPHWMEYYRRGIHPSQFPLYANPAISQMERERLGIPPPHHVGLDPGEHMVRMIRLTREYHAHSHTHLHLPLHPQPQPPEAGFQLPPNVGQYPRPNMLIPREPHSDVLLRMSYADQLQAAEFQRQSLHDQYFRNQLR; this is translated from the exons ATGGCGGCCTCCACTCAAGGAGAAATTCGAGTGGGTCCCGGCCACCAGGTAAACGATGTCTAT GCAAAACTGCCCGATTATAATCCAATCTCAAGCTTCCCCATCGACAAGGAAACCGATGAACGTGAACTAGAGGAATCAAGATGGAGTCCAGGCGTTGTGGCCGATGGCGATTTGTTAATGTTCTTGCGTGCTGCCCGCTCGATGGCCGCATTTCAAGGAATGTGTGATGGCGGACTAGAAGACGGTTGTTTGGCTGCCAGTCGCGACGACACAACAATTAACGCACTCGACGTG CTCCACGATTCTGGCTACGATCCAGGCAAAGCTCTACAAGCACTAGTTAAGTGCCCCGTTTCGAAGGGCATCGACAAGAAGTGGACCGAGGACGAAACGAAAAAGTTTATCAAGGGTCTGCGACAATTTGGCAAGAATTTCTTTAGGATCCACAAGGATCTGCTGCCGCACAAGGACACCCCCGAGCTGGTCGAATTCTACTATCTGTGGAAGAAGACGCCCGGCGCGAACAACAATCGGCCGCACCGGCGACGCAGACAGAGCGCCCTGCGACGCAATCGTGTCACGCGCGCAAATAATAATACACCTCCCAAGAAGGAGGACACACCGGAACCACAAACTGCGACGAcggcggcgacggcgacggggTCGGCGTCAGAGACGGCGAGTCGCTCATCGCCCGCTGTCTCCAAGGAGGAGAACAGCTCTCTCACCGAGGACGACGCCAGCGAGTGTGACAGTGATTCGAGTCTGACCAACAAAAGGGATGAATCACCCTCTAGGATGAGGACGCGCAATAAACaacagaacaacaacaacaacaacaacagcaataacaacaacagcagcagcaacaccaccaccaacagcagcagcagcagcagcacggccagcaatagcggaggtggcggcggtggtgcGTCCGTCGGTGGCAGCTCTGCGGGAGGCGGAAGCGCTGCTGCAGGCGCCACGGCCACCAACAGCTCCTCGAAGGATCAGTCCACCACCAACAACGCTGTGGCCAATGGCAAGCGGCCCAAGCGAGGCTCCGAGACGCCCGATGCCGGCGGTGGAGCCTCCTCGGTGGACAGTCCCAAGACTCCGACCAAGGCTGTGGCCGAGAGTTCGGCTACCAAGCGCAAGGGCGGCAAACAGGACACGCCCAACAAAAAGAAGCGCACCGAACAGGAGCAGGCGAACGACCAGGCAGCCAATGCTGGCGTGGGAGCGGGAGGCGTCGGTGGATCGGACGAAAACATCAGCAGCTTGAAGGAGAAGAGAAAGCAGCAGCGGCCCGACAGTCCCGTGGAGAGCATGAACTCGGACAGCAGGCCGGACTCTGTGCTGGACGACGGCGAGTCGAATACCACGGACACGACCACCGCCGAACAGCAGTCGACCAAGGACAGCAAGGAGTTGATGCTCAACTGCAAGGAGGAGCGGGAGATGGCCACCAACGATGGTGATGGCCTCCACCTGGAGCCCAAAACGGAGGAGAAGTCCATCAAGGCAGAGGTCGCCTCGGAGGACTGCAGCAAGGAGGCGCTCTCGATCAAGAACATGGACGAGGAGACGAACATCCAGGCTCCGAACAGCGTGGATGGGCTGCTGCTTAAGGATTCCCCTGCCAACACAATCCAGCAGGACTGTGGTGTGCCTCCGGTTAACACCGTGGCAGCGCCCCTCACCATGAAGGTGCCGACCATTGCCACTGTGGAGGCGCTAAATGCCTCTGTGGAGCGCAAGGAGGCCATCGAGAAGATGGAGACCTGCGAAAGCGATCCCGATCTGCTCAAGAAGCTGGCCACCATCAAGCAGGAGGTCTCTCCccaacagcagcatcagcaacagcagcagcagcagccgccccagcagccgccgcagcaacagcagcagttgAATCCCATATCCATTCAGCCGCCACCTGCGTGTCCGCCCACGGAGGCGGTGTATATCAAGAAAGAGCCCATGGACGATTCGATGGATGCCACCTGCAATCAGAACAGCAACGAACCGCAAGATCTGAAGGTGAAGATTGAGATCAAGAACGAGGACTCGCTGAAGCACAACGCGGGAGGACTGCCGCTCACGGGGCCTGGGGTGCCGCCCACCTCCATGCATTCCCATTCGATGGCCGGTGGCGAGAGTGGGCAGCCGCCTTTGGGTGAGCCGCTGCATCTGTCGCATCTGCCACACGGCCAGCAGCCGCTGCAGCCACCTCCCGCCAGCTATCTGATCGATGCCCAGCTGAAGTACGGCCCGCCGGGaggacaacagcagcaacaacagcagcagcctccaCAGCTTCCGCAGCTGCACAGCGATCCGGCTGGAGCGGGCGGCAATGGACCACCCCAAGGCGGACCCAACACATCGCAAAAGTACCCGCCCGAAATGGAGATGAAATTCACGCCGCAGGATCTCAAGTatccgccgccaccgccgctggACGCACTCAAGTACAGCCAGGAGATGCAGGCGGTTGCCGCTGCagcagccgctgctgccgccgccgccgcggCTGGCAAGTACGACATGAAGTACATGATTGAGCAGCCCGGCAAGTATCCGGTGGAGTTGTCCGCCGCTCACCAGCCGCCATTGAAGCAGGGCTACCAGGATTCCCTCAAGATACCCGACGTCAAGTCGGGCTTTGGCCATCTGCCGCACAACATGGCCTCCCAGCTGGACGTGGCCCACAAGTACGGACCACCGCCGACGtcccaggagcagcagcagcagcagcaacaacaacaacaacaacaacaacaacaacagcagcagcaacaacagcaacagcagtccCAGCCGCCGGCCCATCAGGTGCCGCCGGGTGCCACGCCACCGCCGGGCATAGCCATGCCCAAGCCGCATTATCAGCACGATGTGCAGACGCCGCCATTGGGACGGCCCTTCGAGCCTGGAATGATGCACAAATACGGAGATCCTCTGGCGGCCAAATATGGCCCGCCCCAGCCGCAGGATCTGAAGTATCCGATGCCACCAGTCGTCTCCGCGGCGGGACCCGTGGACGTGAAGCCATACGGCGAGAACCTGATAAAGTCCTCCCCGTATGGCCCGCCCCCGGAGAGCCCTATAGACGCCTCGTCGCGCTCGACGCCAGGCCAGGACAGCCagggcagcaacagcaactcgcagccctcgtcgatggccccacagccgcagcagttCCAGTCGCCGCATCCCTCGCCTCACATGCCTTCACCCGCAGGCGGCGGCCTGCCGCCTGGGATGCATCCTCAAAATCTCATCCATGGCCTGCCGCCGGGTGGGGCCGGTGGACCccagccaccgccaccgcccaCATCCCTGCACCAGTCGTCGAGTGGTGCGCCGGGCGTTCCGCCGGGTATGCATCCGGGACTGCATCCGGGACAGCATTCGCAGATGTCGGTGGCCTCCTCGATGCCGCCCAGCTCGATCGGGATACCACCCACGCTGTCGACGATGGCGCCCTCGCATATGCATCCCCACATGCATCCGCATCATCTGCAGCAGGTGCTCCATCGGCCGCACGACATGCCACCCAGCATGCATCCGCACGCTCCGATGGCCATGTCCCTGCAAGGACATCCGCAACATGGTCACGGACTGCCGCCCTCCCACGCcccccaacagcagcagcagcaacagcagccgcctGGAGGTCCCGCCGGCACAGTGCGCACTCCATCGCCAGCCCAGCATCCGCCACGCAGTCTGCACGATCCCCAGTCCCGGGAGCAGCCGCCCACGTCGCAGCCCTCGACAACGATGGCCGGATCCGGCGGTGGTCATGGCAATCCGCACCAATCCCCGCATACGCATCGCACATCGCCGCTGCCGGGACTGGCGGGGAATGGCCATCCGCCGCCGGGACTCATTGGCCACCCAATGCCCATACATCCGCATCTGGCGCATCTTCCGCCGGGTCATCCGGCCCATGCGGCTCTCGCACATCCCGGACACCATCTGCTGTCGCACTCGATTGCCGGTCTGGGGCCGGGCGGCGGACCCATCGCTCTGCTAGCGGGTCCCGGAGGACTGGGCGGCCTTCCCGAATCCGCCCTCAGTCGTCGCACCCCGCCCAGCCATATGCCCCACTCGCACGTCTCATCGGCACCGAATACGCCCCATTCGGTGGCCTCGATGACGTCCAGCAGCATGGCTCTGACTACCAGCACGGTGCCGTCGTCGGCCTTCAGCCGTGCCAGTCCCAGCGTTCAGATCTCGAGTGGAGCCGGTTCAGCCGGacctggcagcagcagcagcaacacgcCTGGCGGTGGCCAGAGCAACTCCTcggcagccgcagcagcagcagctgcccaTCGAGCAGCCTCTCCAGCCTCCAGTGTGAGCAGCCTCAGTCGCCAGAGTCCGCTGCATCCGGTGCCGCAGTCGCCGCTTAGCCATCATCCCTCATCTTCGGCATTGTCGGCGGCTGCGGCAGCCGTGGCCGAGCGGGATCGCCATGCCCTGCTGCGACAGCAGTCTCCACATATGACGCCGCCACCCGTGTCTAATGCCTCGGGACTGATGGCCAGTCCGCTGAGCAAGATGTATGCCCCGCAGCCGGGCCAAAGGGGGCTAGGCACGTCACCGCCGCCGCATCTGCGACCGGGAGCCTCACCGCCGGTTATACGGCATCCGCAAATGCCGTTGCCATTGCCTCTGATTGCGCCGGGAGGAGGCATTCCACAGATCGGAGTGCATCCCGGCCAGTCGCCGTATCCACATCCACTGCTGCATCCCTCGGTCTTCTATTCGCCGCATCATCATCCCTTCAACTCGCATTACGGCTATGCACCGTACGGGCCTGGTTTCCCGGCCTACATGAAGCCGCCTCCACCGTCGGGACCTCTGGATCCCGCCGCCGTGATGGCCGCCCACCATGCCGGCCTGCAGGGtccgccgcagcagcagcagtcgcgACAGGACGAGCAGaacgccgccgctgctgctgcggcgcgAGATGCAGCCGAGAAGCAGCACCATCAGGCGGCGGCCGCAGCGGCAgcccagcagcaacagcagcagcaacagatgaAGGGCccgccccagcagcagcagcagggcggTCCGCAGCCCAACAAGCCGCCGACGCCAAAGACGCCCCAGGGTCCAGGGGGACCGGGTGTGCCAGTCGGCATGGGTGGGCCCGGAACGCCGACGGGCCTGCCGCCGGGTGCCTATCCGGGCTCCCATATGCCCGGCTACCCGCCTGGTCCGCCGCACGGCTCGCCTTTTGCCCCGCAAGATGGTCAGCAGCACGGCATGAAGCCCACTTCCCACATGGATGCCCTGCGAGCACACGCGCACTCTGCCAACTCGGCAGGCATGGGCGGAGGCCATCATCCAACGGAGCCAT TGCCCATTGACATTGAGCCGGATCCGGAGCCAGATATACCCAGTCCCACGCACAATATACAACGTGGTCCCAGTCCCGAGGCCAAGCCGGACGACACCGAATGCCATCGCTCCCAGTCTGCCAT ATTTGTCCGGCACATCGATCGCGGAGATTACAATTCCTGCACGAGAACGGATTTGATATTCAAGCCGGTGGCCGACTCGAAGCTAGCCCGAAAACGGGAGGAACGGGATCGCAAGCTGGCCGAGAAGGAGCGCGAACGGCGGCAG cagcagcaacaacagcaacagcagcagcaacaacagcaggcagcagccgctcAACAGGCGGCCCAGCAGGCCAAAATGAAAGCGGAACTAAAGCCCCCGTATGCCGATACGCCAGCCCTGCGACAACTCTCCGAATACGCACGCCCCCATGTCGCCTTCAG TCCTGTTGAACAGATGGTGCCATATCATCATCCAATGGGCCCCATGTACAGAGAGAG GGAACTGGAAGAGATCAAAAACGCACAAGCCGCCGCGGCGAGTCAATCCCGCCTCGATCCGCACTGGATGGAGTACTACAGACG CGGCATACATCCCTCACAGTTCCCACTCTATGCGAATCCGGCGATATCGCAGATGGAGAGGGAACGTTTGGGTATACCGCCACCGCATCACGTAGGCCTTGATCCGGGCGAGCACATGGTGCGTATG ATACGATTGACGAGAGAATATCATGCACACTCTCATACTCATTTACATTTGCCTTTGCATCCACAGCCGCAACCACCGGAGGCCGGTTTCCAACTGCCAC CGAACGTTGGCCAATATCCACGCCCAAATATGCTTATACCTAGGGAGCCGCACTCGGATGTCCTGCTGCGCATGTCCTATGCCGATCAACTACAG GCCGCCGAATTCCAGCGACAATCGCTGCACGATCAATACTTTAG AAATCAGCTGCGTTGA